A window from Synechococcus sp. RSCCF101 encodes these proteins:
- a CDS encoding DUF2282 domain-containing protein, with the protein MNTPQAPQAVVSAAISGVLALGLVAAGAGESLAAKAGMEKCAGIARAGMNDCGTSTHSCAGEAKVSGDPEEWVYVPTGTCKKIVGGTLKTS; encoded by the coding sequence ATGAACACTCCTCAGGCACCCCAGGCTGTGGTCAGCGCTGCCATCAGCGGCGTTCTGGCCCTCGGTCTCGTGGCCGCCGGCGCCGGTGAATCCCTGGCCGCCAAGGCCGGCATGGAAAAGTGCGCCGGCATCGCCCGGGCCGGCATGAACGACTGCGGCACCAGCACCCACTCCTGTGCCGGTGAGGCGAAGGTGTCCGGCGATCCGGAGGAGTGGGTCTACGTGCCCACCGGCACCTGCAAGAAGATCGTGGGCGGCACCCTCAAGACCTCCTGA
- a CDS encoding DUF692 domain-containing protein produces the protein MAASCITGVGLGLRSPHYADILSTRPAIPWFEALSDNYLGGGLPLHHLSRVRETYPITLHGVGLSLGSVDPLNTDYLQRLKALVDRMEPALVSDHLAWVSRGGRYFHDLAPLPYTEEALVHVVERVQRVQELLGRRILLENLSPYVSFAGADYPEWAFLAELADRADCFLLLDVNNVFVNAFNHGFDPEQYLDALPAERVKEIHLAGYEEQGCFLFDTHGREVQEGVWALYRRALQRFPGVPALIEWDNAIPPFDVLLAEAAKAEALRREPAAL, from the coding sequence ATGGCCGCGTCCTGCATCACCGGTGTGGGCCTGGGGCTTCGATCCCCCCACTACGCCGACATCCTCTCCACCAGGCCGGCGATTCCCTGGTTCGAAGCCCTCTCGGACAACTATCTCGGCGGGGGGCTGCCCCTGCATCACCTCAGCCGGGTGCGTGAGACCTACCCGATCACCCTGCATGGCGTCGGCCTCTCGCTGGGTTCGGTGGATCCGCTCAACACCGACTACCTGCAGCGCTTGAAGGCGCTGGTGGATCGCATGGAGCCTGCCCTGGTCTCCGACCATCTGGCCTGGGTCTCTCGCGGTGGGCGCTACTTCCACGATCTGGCGCCCCTGCCCTACACCGAGGAGGCCCTGGTGCATGTGGTGGAGCGGGTCCAGCGGGTGCAGGAGCTGCTGGGGCGTCGGATCCTGCTGGAGAACCTCTCCCCCTATGTGTCCTTCGCGGGAGCCGACTATCCCGAGTGGGCGTTTCTGGCGGAGCTGGCCGATCGCGCCGACTGCTTCCTGCTGCTGGATGTGAACAACGTCTTCGTGAATGCCTTCAACCACGGTTTCGATCCAGAGCAATACCTCGATGCCCTGCCTGCCGAGCGGGTCAAGGAGATCCACCTCGCCGGCTACGAGGAGCAAGGCTGCTTCCTCTTCGACACCCATGGCCGGGAGGTGCAGGAGGGGGTGTGGGCCTTGTATCGCCGCGCCCTGCAGCGCTTCCCCGGGGTGCCGGCCCTGATCGAGTGGGACAACGCCATTCCCCCCTTTGATGTGCTGCTGGCTGAAGCGGCCAAGGCGGAAGCCCTGCGTCGGGAGCCGGCCGCGCTGTGA
- a CDS encoding DNA-binding domain-containing protein — protein sequence MSLADLQQLFTAAALGRASEDDLARLDQHLQGSPVLPARQGIEAYRTSVAGKLLRSLEQIYPVCLQLVGPAFFQAMATAFLTTEVSHSPDLGDFGGGLPAFLAAFPPARPLPYLADVARLEWHWHRAFNAPDEEGLNLEALARVPPEQWPQLVFRLPAGSALIASDYPIHRIWQANAAADAQEQEIDLNAGGVHLFVWRDGHTTRVDPLEAQEWQLLEALGRCVPFGEICGLDVDLNDVTLASLLPLWVQRGWLCGFEVAGCGVEAQPPA from the coding sequence GTGAGCCTGGCCGATCTGCAGCAGCTGTTCACCGCGGCGGCCCTGGGCCGGGCCAGCGAGGACGACCTGGCCCGGCTGGATCAGCATCTGCAGGGAAGCCCGGTGCTCCCGGCCCGCCAGGGCATCGAGGCCTACCGCACCAGCGTGGCCGGCAAACTGCTGCGCAGCCTGGAGCAGATCTACCCGGTCTGCCTCCAGCTGGTGGGCCCGGCCTTCTTCCAGGCCATGGCCACGGCGTTCCTCACCACCGAGGTGTCCCACTCCCCGGATCTGGGCGACTTCGGGGGAGGGCTTCCGGCCTTCCTCGCAGCATTCCCGCCCGCCCGGCCGCTGCCGTATCTCGCCGATGTGGCCCGGCTGGAGTGGCACTGGCACCGGGCCTTCAACGCTCCTGATGAGGAGGGCCTGAACCTGGAGGCGCTGGCCCGGGTTCCACCCGAGCAATGGCCGCAGCTGGTGTTCCGGTTGCCTGCCGGCTCGGCTCTGATCGCCTCCGACTACCCGATCCACCGCATCTGGCAGGCCAACGCTGCGGCCGATGCCCAGGAGCAGGAGATCGATCTCAACGCGGGAGGCGTGCACCTCTTCGTGTGGCGGGACGGCCACACCACGCGCGTGGATCCTCTGGAGGCGCAGGAGTGGCAACTGCTGGAGGCCCTGGGCCGGTGTGTGCCCTTCGGGGAGATCTGCGGCCTGGACGTTGATCTCAACGACGTCACGCTCGCCTCACTTCTGCCCCTCTGGGTGCAGCGCGGCTGGTTGTGTGGCTTTGAGGTGGCTGGGTGTGGTGTTGAGGCACAACCCCCGGCCTGA
- a CDS encoding lysozyme inhibitor LprI family protein — MRILLALAVFWLPALPVQAQEGTEMTCLEAATTQLEMNQCAGLDLEAAESELNRVLADINLRYADKADFLNKLKMSQSAWQTLREANLDLRFPLEDKRVQYGSMVPMCVQTIDRQLVIERVAFLKQWLVGIDEGDVCGGSIQSSDCLENDCS, encoded by the coding sequence GTGAGAATCCTTCTTGCCCTTGCAGTCTTCTGGTTGCCAGCACTCCCAGTGCAGGCACAAGAAGGCACTGAAATGACCTGCCTTGAAGCTGCGACGACTCAGTTGGAGATGAATCAATGTGCCGGCCTCGACTTGGAGGCGGCGGAGTCTGAGTTGAACCGCGTGCTGGCTGACATCAACCTTCGCTATGCGGACAAAGCGGATTTTCTGAATAAGCTGAAGATGTCGCAGAGTGCGTGGCAAACACTCCGGGAGGCGAACCTGGACTTGCGCTTCCCTTTGGAGGACAAGCGGGTGCAGTACGGAAGCATGGTTCCGATGTGTGTTCAGACGATTGATCGTCAGCTGGTCATTGAGCGAGTTGCGTTCTTGAAGCAGTGGCTGGTCGGCATTGATGAAGGTGACGTCTGTGGTGGATCGATCCAGAGCAGCGACTGTCTTGAGAACGATTGCAGCTGA
- a CDS encoding GNAT family N-acetyltransferase, producing the protein MLTCHPIDSCTIPELLALLNDARVRRYLMLHAPFTASSADDWLQVKQAEDRRPGCLIRAIRNGADLVGWCGIQKQDDSFELAIVLAPSQWSRGRDVLATLKTWGRQQGHTSLVALLPSSRPQRRAIARLFGQPSSETVLQGTVFNRYTIAL; encoded by the coding sequence ATGCTCACCTGCCACCCCATCGATTCCTGCACCATTCCTGAACTGCTTGCGCTGCTGAACGATGCACGTGTGCGCAGGTACCTCATGCTTCATGCCCCCTTCACAGCCTCGTCGGCAGATGACTGGCTCCAGGTCAAACAGGCCGAGGACCGTCGGCCAGGCTGCCTCATCCGTGCCATCCGGAATGGCGCCGATCTGGTGGGTTGGTGCGGCATCCAGAAGCAGGACGACTCCTTCGAGCTGGCCATTGTGCTGGCACCCTCTCAGTGGTCTCGCGGACGAGACGTACTCGCAACACTGAAGACGTGGGGCCGGCAGCAGGGTCACACCTCCCTGGTGGCTCTGCTGCCCAGCAGCCGGCCCCAGCGGCGCGCCATTGCTCGACTGTTCGGCCAGCCGTCCTCGGAAACGGTGCTCCAGGGCACGGTGTTCAACCGCTACACGATCGCCCTCTGA
- a CDS encoding BrnT family toxin has translation MNFECDPLKSAANQVKHGIDFLDAQALWSDPAVLEIPARTTDEPRFLVIGQIHRRHWSAVITYRGQAIRLISVRRSRPEEVQLYEQL, from the coding sequence ATGAACTTTGAGTGCGACCCGCTCAAGAGTGCGGCCAACCAGGTCAAGCACGGCATCGATTTCCTCGATGCGCAAGCCCTCTGGAGTGATCCCGCCGTGCTCGAGATTCCAGCCCGTACCACCGATGAGCCACGGTTCCTCGTGATTGGCCAGATCCACCGCAGGCACTGGTCGGCTGTGATCACGTATCGCGGCCAGGCCATCCGTCTCATTTCCGTCCGCCGCTCCCGCCCGGAAGAGGTCCAGCTTTATGAACAGCTCTGA
- the brnA gene encoding type II toxin-antitoxin system BrnA family antitoxin: MVEALDLDGARRSRLQQKRVNVDFPLWMVERLDHEATRLGVTRQSIIKVWLAERLEHGRPAASSQADSCLPSPQEKS; encoded by the coding sequence GTGGTCGAGGCGCTCGATCTCGACGGTGCCCGTCGATCCCGCTTGCAACAGAAGCGCGTGAACGTGGATTTCCCCCTCTGGATGGTGGAGCGACTCGACCATGAGGCCACCCGGCTCGGTGTGACCCGCCAGTCGATCATCAAGGTCTGGCTCGCAGAGCGTCTGGAGCACGGTCGGCCTGCCGCGTCGTCTCAAGCCGACAGCTGCCTCCCTTCGCCGCAGGAGAAGAGCTGA